AGACCTTTGTATCATTGATGAAAAAGGctcctttaacaattttgacagATTAAGATCCATGGATGACTAAAGCTATAGCAAGTGAAATGTCAACTACAAAGCATGCTTTTTGGATATGGCACATCACTTCTAAATTCAGTAATCGGTTTACTTCAGTTCTTTGTCATCAGTACTCAAAATGGCGTTCTGATTTTTACAAAATATACAAATTAGACACTTTTAAAGAATTTGTGCATCAATGGCCACTTGTAATTATGAAGTATAACCTGAACGCAAACAAGCATATTCGTGGTTTACATGCTATAAGACATTTTTGGGTGCCAGGATATCTTCGTCATTAATTTTTTGGAGGAATGACTACAACAGGAAGATCAGAGAGCATTAATGCCTTTATGAAGAGATTTGTAGCTTCTCTCTCATGTTTTGTTAAATTTATGAAACAGGTAAAAATTTATTGCTCATATAACTTAtactattttttttattgtttataagaagtttattttttaaaatttttgtttaagTATATGAAAAGTAGTGGTTTAATAGCTACAAgtcaatttatattattaaagtgTGATCCAAGAGTTTAATTATTGTCTATGTTGATAATATAATCACGCTTATTGTTTTATCTTGcaagaaaactaaagaaaagATCGGTGGTTTATCCATCATACAATATCATATAATTggttaaaaaattatatgattggCTTTGTAGGTTGAGCTACCTATAGAAGATATTGAGTATATACAACTATAAAATACCATGTTACAAAAGTACAGAGGGTCTTTTATGAGATCTAAATCACCATTGGAGGAGCAAGCTTACAGCATCTTGACACCATATGCTTTCAAAAAGTTTCAAGATGAATTTGCAATGGCGACACGATATATAGTGCTTCAGATAAATGTATCTCAGTTTGTGGTGCAATACTTTGATACAACAAGAAGAGAAAAGCACGAGGTATTCTGGAATGGTACGCAAGCAACCTGTAGCTGCAAGCATTTTGAGTTTTGGGGCATACTTTGTCGCCATATTTTGAATGTGTTCCTTCATAAAGACTGTTTTCAAATTCCTGATGTCTACGTCCTAATGCGCTGGCATAGTGATTTATCATCACAAGTTACTAGCAATATTCTCTTGTCCCTTCAACAAGTGAAATCAAATGTCAGTCTTACAATAAATGACAATTCATGTGCTGAAAATATTGATTATGTTCATTGTCCTCCTAACTCAAAGACTAAAGGACATCCCTTGCATAAGCGGATGAAAAGGGGAAAAGTGTAACGCCcttaccataggtagtccgtacattttattgttccgacgactaatgtctgttcggacagtcaaaatgcctggaattacacttaaactatagtgaggagcaTAAACTGatagaataaatgttaagaaaatataggaaaattttagagaaaaataaaataaaatttagagaattcattaatttgtacaaaaataataaaagtgaCCCGACATGtattatgaagggcattttggtcatttcacccccaaaggtgaattttgacctaaatgtcaaaataaaaatttagaaaataaaataattaacacaaattaaaaattatgaatttaaattagggaaatgagaagagaaagaagaagaaaagaaaagaaaagaaaagaaaaatgtttatgaaaattaaaacaaattaagtacacataaatatataaatatatatagcaTAAGAGGACAAAACCCACCaactcacttcttcttcttcttctctttctccTTGTGCCGTCCACCCTTGTGCCccctctccaccatttttgtaaagctttcaagcttgatttcccaagcttccacacaccaaaacccatagtccccttcattaaaaatgctccccacaccctaaggaagctatagatacccataaagaagagaaaagttgaagtttaggaagcttgaagttgggtcaccacaaaggttagtgctttaaacttttaatctctactttaagcatgaatatcatgctaaatcaagtgaaaatatgcatgaaataaaaagaaaatcttgaggaaagaacccttgaatttttggtagccatggagcttgaagtttgttgcttttaagtgatgaaaaatggttccatgagaatgtgtgatgagttaaaATATTTGGGAGTTTAATTAtgtagtgtttgtgaaaatttgaaattttgaaaactagggtttgtgtacatgcttgaaattgacctattgagttgagattgttgcttatagaagtgtattgcatgcaaatggaagtaaggaagttggaggaattgagatattgggagtgtttgatTTTCTGTAGGTTGGGACTTTAGGAGTCCAGTCCCTTTATtaaaccataactgaaaatgtgtgactccaattggtatgaggctaattagaggtgaaattagactcaaaatagcccatttttcatgtagacaccatgcccaaattttgtcaaaatcatgaTCAATTCTCTATCCAAATCcagatgaccaaacactgaaacctagaaaatgactaaatgaatagtacgtgttcatttggtcataactctctctatactagtccaaatgacctaaaatttatatcaatggaaagcttagacatagggatacactttttatgaaggccacttgacccagttttgcctttaactaagtcaaattattagcacaatttgggtcactaaaactgtcaacccagaaattgaccaaaacactgttcctttcatatgcttgaccagttttggcaaatatgccataacttggtctctaaagttgcaaattgagtgaaaccagtgccaaaagttttataagacatatctcaacaatttttatgttttgaccaagctccaaaacccattTCATCCtaaggaaaatattagccaatgtTAGAAATTGAAATCtgaaaaatgttaagttgaacccagaatgccatttgatacccatgtgttcatttggccataactcctactaggaaattccatttgagatgtgccaatatgatctggaaacataatacttagggctacaacattggttTAGACACCTTTGCTAAATTCTatgtgtaaagaccctaaaaaggggGTAAAAAATACTACCctgaagtttgactattgcctttataggattaagagtccatgtcaatacattgaccataactcactataccaagcttgaaaaatcatGAAATTGTATCtaagagtccctaagacatagaagaacatatcttgtgaaggaacctaagtttaaaaatgaccataaaatgatcaaatgactggtcaaagtttattgatcaggaattgtcaattctggacagcttagaggcaaagggaccagttatggtattttgacaatAACTTAAGTTCTATAACCctgaattgagtgattcaaaaactgaaatccaagtttaaacatagaggagcaattgttatgaagaaagtGTGATTAAATAGACATCATAACCTAgcaaaattcctagataaagataatacatcaaaatgaacctaaagaaaggttcatgagaaaaatactatacatgataattaaaatactcataaggctaattaaatattaaaaatgatataaatatgtaaattaggactaatgtcctattaatatgaaattaattgtaccactgaacagtacaaaaaaatagtaacagtgaatagtactaaaataattaaaaatgtttaattgcctatagtatacttagatttatttatttagtttggataaattgatataccaattagggactatagatagcagtattgcctaccgagaaaatcatgaactgacaatatatgttgatgcatacattttgcatagtcatttaggtctaatttcatagccattttattttattattagttatttttagctaatttcattagatatttagttagtttttcataattgtcaattttagattaatttgtaatttttactttgttttgtaggaaaaatggtgtttttgaaggattgAAGAGAaatttttgccattgaggagtgacttctacagtcaaagatgtcaaaaacaagttttcaagctgaaatatgcattgaccaaattgtgcataacttgccgcataagctatgcagatctgcataaggagaaaaatcactgttccaatacctgccgaaatgtgcataaggagactgcatagcttatgcacattcacgcctcccttatgcactctcacggaattgtgcataacctatgcaccaagtcatgcagtttcgcataagtgaaccagaaccgTTAaattgcataagggactgcataacttatgcagtccacttatgcagtcccataaaggtttcattaatgagctggcagaagattccctcagaaaattcctcctagaacacaccattttagggctccatgtcagaaaatgctataaatagtcccatttcccattttagaagaggagacaaggagcagaaaaggaaaggaagaggagaggcagcagctgaagagtcattttcaccttccacaccattttcaaccaagatttgcagatttctttctttccttacatttttcctacatttctagtgtttaatttcttgtttcttagcttagattaaagcttattttcatataaactcagattttcttgtaaacattatggatagtgagtagtttactcttgattctggagtaagggttgtaatatttgagatattttgtggattttgattgggtaatccatattttgtggtcttaatgagttttattcatttcttgtgtgcttaatgacatgcttagtgtaggatcccattaaatgatgttcttaatccatggttgaggcaccaaaaggagaaggccttgtgatagataatcaaggaattggacttaattaacttagatctagaaatagactaaggattaagaggattcacagattaattaaagaacttaataggtcttaattaattctaactctacgaaagtaggattagtttgattaaggcactctttgtctcacttgaAAGGGTATtcgaaggatttaagaattaatctccttaaaaccataagtttcacaatattggataaccaatttaaaaatcccgaaattgctcgaatatgaaatcccgaactccggaatcgcctttttaccattgttaattttcaattgaatttaattacttgccattttaaatcttgccatatttgaacttgcttatttcaatttgatgcaattttagttaaatcattacatagttgaatagattattaattttgcacatatagatttcatactccaatacccattcaatctattgttttaattttgaaattaatttaatttagtcaactttttatatcaaaaattcaatcattaacacaactcctcgtgggaacgatatctttactgtattacttgtacgacccgtgcacttgcggttgggccacatcatatGTCTGATATAATTGTTCTAcaagctatatgcctacttactggccattgtgcctattttatttctggctttacaagcttgaCAGTGGGTCTCGTGTCCgatagctggcctcgtgcctgacagatgtaaaCAGGGTAGACATAGggttgtctaacccgtatactcccgtgcatccagcttttataacttgttataggtttcttgggcattgataatgatTAATTTATACTGAAtacacaataagtaaacagaaaagatcccaataatttttattgtttccaaagtgcactaaaaatgtaaaaaactcagaaattatgaattgcaattattatttcaattattaaattattgttattataaaatatgcaccgctaagcgttatgcttaacgcgttggtttttcatcgcgtaggtactagagatcaaTCCCAGCAGCCGCAGCAGTAGCAGTAGTAGTACTCACACAGAGACCGATCAGATCTGCTagtgtttactagtcacctctacagtTGTATTTTGATAtgacccatgtatagactagtattttagttcattatgtttagccatgatgtaattactagtttatgatgtatttcattttggacttgtaattaaactggagattgaaatgaaaacttgtaatttattatctatgaatttttatatgaatgcaatagataatacttcattttgagatctcataaatagttgtgaatgatatgataaaagagaatatgatatagaaatgtgtgagatgactatgaatatgttaacaggtgattagtgaaacccgctagatgctaataaaacaggggagactctgtccgggtctccacagaaataagttacaaaaaaaaaaaaaatttctacacatggattactacttttaaatgttattaaaagtttacaatagatatgataaaacaagatagggtgctccagctcCGAATGTGACACTTCTAgcttggctatacagtagacgggcaaGCGGCGTCACAAAAAGATTCAGTAAAAAGAGTGAAGAGTTGTGGATTTTGCAAAGTTGAAGGCCATACTATCACCAAGTGCCCAcataaggaaaacaaagacatCAACACTAATGCACATTGGGACAAGCGGAAAAAAGTTGCAGCTGAAAAAGGAATAATTAACCCAATTTTCTctataaaattttagatttttaggttttattattttcatttgtttCTAGATAATGGATGTCATATTTTTTTGGCATTTTTTTAAGTAGTTAACTTGCAAACTTTGAGTTAGTTTTATTTGCGATTTTACGGTTTTGGTTCTGACTACGAGATTTGAAAGGTTTAAAAAGATTATTAATTTTTATGCCCATTTATATTGCTAATTAGGGACCTGGTGGAGGTGGGCTCCCTTGGTCAGGTATTGCTATTCTGTACTTTTTTATTTTATGGGTTAACTGAGGATCGATTTGTCATACAATACAATACCcaatttttttatatatgttatgctataatttttctttttcttttttttttatttctatacAATATACTACTTTTGAGTAAAAGTATTTTTAGTTGCTTTCTCTAGCTATGGTATTTCATGGGTAAATCTAAacttagttatttaatttttcataattttagtttaatttcagTAAAATAAGTCATATGAAAAACTATGTGATAAATTAGACTCTAGTATTAAAATTAAATGACttagattaaaattaataataaagtaagtcactacttatatttttaatttggattttataacttgatttttaaattgagtaaacttcattaaaaaaataattaatctttatattttaagaattgataagatatcaTATTGAATGGATTGGCAAACATTTTAAGGGTAGAGATAAATAGCAGActgattaaaagaaaaaaaaagtctcTAATACGCTTTACACTGGATGTTTATGAggaaatgtaaattaaaaaaaaatctaataaaggTGAGTGTACAGACCAGGGGAGGTTGAGTTAAATTGGTGTTTGTAATGGGATTAATGGTTACGATAAAGTTAGCATTAATTATGTATTGTCAAAATCGTGGTTCCCCATATTAGTGGGTTCATTAACTACACCTTAATGGGTGCAATTTTGCACCCATTAGAAAAACCGATTTGTAAAAGGTTTTTCCAGGGCTGGATTTTGAGTATTCCAGTGCAACAAATATTATTTTCATAGATATGAGAGCTAAACTATTAATTTATGGAGGAGTTTCTCCGGAGCTGGGTTTTGATCGTTCTCGTGCAGCAAATTTGCTCTTCGTTAGCTTTGAGAGCTGCAGTATTGATTTGTGGAGGAGTTTCTCTAG
The Hevea brasiliensis isolate MT/VB/25A 57/8 chromosome 15, ASM3005281v1, whole genome shotgun sequence genome window above contains:
- the LOC110670329 gene encoding putative protein FAR1-RELATED SEQUENCE 10, coding for MLQKYRGSFMRSKSPLEEQAYSILTPYAFKKFQDEFAMATRYIVLQINVSQFVVQYFDTTRREKHEVFWNGTQATCSCKHFEFWGILCRHILNVFLHKDCFQIPDVYVLMRWHSDLSSQVTSNILLSLQQVKSNVSLTINDNSCAENIDYVHCPPNSKTKGHPLHKRMKRGKV